AGCCCGCGTCGGATTTATACGGGCTCGATCGGATTCGTCACGCGCGATCGCGCTCAATTCAACGTCGCGATCCGCACGGTGCTCGTCGATCGGCGCGCGCAAACGGCTGAATACGGCGTCGGCGGCGGTATTGTCTGGGATTCAAGCGATCGTGCCGAACAGGAAGAATGCCACACGAAGGCGCGCGTGCTGAGCTATGTCGAGCCGAGGTTTTCCCTGCTTGAAACGCTGCTCTGGACGCCAAGGGACGGGTACTTTTTACTCTCGCTGCACCTGCAACGCTTGCAAGACTCGGCTGCATACTTTGCCCATGCGTTGGACGCGACCGCCATCCGGCAAAACCTAGAGTGCTTGGGCAATCGCCTGCCGCCGCACCCGCACAAAGTCCGCCTGCTCGTCACCAAATCGGGTGCAGTGCGGCTAGAGCACTATCTCCACCAGCCAGCTGCAACAACCGTGCGTTTGCAACTGGCACGAGAGCCCGTGGATGCAGGCGATCGCTTCCTCTATCACAAAACCACGCATCGACGGATTTACGACCGCGCGCTAGCCGAACGGGGCAACTGCGACGACGTATTGCTCTGGAACCGAGACGGCGAAGCGACTGAAACCTGTTATTGCAATCTCGTTGCCGAGCTCGACGGGCAACTCGTCACGCCACCCCTACACTGTGGGCTACTGGCAGGCACTTATCGCTCGTGGCTGTTGAAGCAAGGAAAGATTAGCGAGCAGGCGATCGCAGTAGCCGACCTCAAACGCTGCAATCGGCTTTTTGTTATAAACTCCGTCCAACAGTGGCGATCGGCAATCCTGATTAGCGAGTGAAATCGAAGTGCCCTTTTCCGAAATCGCAACCAGAGACGTCGATCGGAATTCGCGACCCCTACCGGTTGGCATTGCGTTCCGCTCCGACACGCAAATTGGCGGTTGCGACTCCAGCTGGCTGCTCGCACCTATTGCTTGCCGTCCCGTCTGTGCAGAATCGCGCTCGGCACTGCATCAATCGCATTGTCAGCTTCAGCAAGCATAGCCAATATCGCTGCTCGAGCAGTGCATCCCTCTAAGTGCACGCTATGGGACGGTCATCTTCATCCTGGTAGCCGAGCGATTTTGGACCTGCGGTCGCAAACCCATCACACCTTGACTTTTTAAGGGAACCAGAGCTAAGTTTGTTTTATGAGTAGTTCTTATGTACCAAAATAACGCTCTTGTCAGTACCCACGAACTACATTCCTGAAGATCTTGAAGATAGCAAAGCGGGAACCATTTGGAGTCAATCGATGGAAAACAGCAATCACCGCCAACTTCTCGACCAGCTAGACGGACTCGCCGCTGCTGCCGCTCGAACGCGCGCCCAGATCGCTGCTGAGGAAGCCGAGCATGCCTTTCGCATTCTGCTGCGCGATCGCTTCGAGCGCGAGATGAAGGAGCAAGCTGAGCAAACCTATCAACGCCTGCTGTCAGATACCCAACAGTTTGTCGAGCAAGCCGCACAAATGTCCGCCCAGCGATCGCTCGAACTCGAGGAGCGCACGATTGCTCATGCTCCAGCCTTCAGCGTTGCCACGCCGCAGTTTGCCAGCTTTGGGAGCGTTTTGGATGCCGAACGCCAGCGTCAAAACGGTATGGCGCAGCTAGTCGGTCAAACGCCCCAAGAGCAAGACATCGTTGCAGCTGCCTCGATGGGCATGACGGAAGCGGAAATTGCTGCCGAAGTCCTAGGTGACGAATCGCCCGATACGGTGGCCCGCGTGCGCGGAGTCCTGCGCGATCGCCTCACCGACTGCATTCCGGCTGCCGACTAGTTCGCGGGCGCGGCCGTTCGAGCAGCTCGGGACAACACCCCAGCGATGGTCGCGGCTGCTATCGGCAACTTGGTGTCATCCGCTGCTGTTAGCACCTCCACACCCTATCGATGCATTGGCAGCTAAGACTGCAGTTGTCGGGTTTACAGGTCCTTGACGATAAAAATCCTATCCCCCTTAAGAGAATGATGACTACCACGCTGGTCGAACGCGTCGAATACCTCACCTACACGCCGCGCGATCTGCAGCGTTTGGCAGCTCTCAACCCCCGCCACCGCAGCTCGGAGCAACTCCTACTTGGTTTCTTCGACTTCATCAAACGCGCGTGGACGGCAGGGGCGTTCCGGACCTTTCAGCAGCAAACTGGATTGCGTCTCACTTCCAACCTCAACCGCTGTGAATTCGCGCGCCGCGCAGCGATCGAAGAGCTGCGGCATGCCACACCAACCGCAGACTTCTCGGAATACGATCGCGAGCAGTTTCGCGCGCGGCTCGAAGCTCAAATCGGGTCGATGCGCCAGCGGCTGACGTTCGCCCAGGAAAAAGCACACCAACTCGAACTCGCCCTCGAATCCGAAAAGCGACGGCTGAGTGCTTCTGCGAACCTAACGTTGTTGCTGATTGCCGAACGTTTGTTGCCGCCCGGCGATCCGCTCAACGGTTCGCAAGAGAGCCCGGCAATGCGTGTTTTGGGATCGCCAGCAACGCTAACCGAGCTGGAAGCCAACTATCGCGAGCTGCTCAAGCGCGAGCATCCCGATGTCAGCGTTCATCCTACAGAACTCGCGCAGGCAAGGTTTGCCTATGTCCGACGGCTCTATCAAATCGTGCGCAGAAACTGGGAAAAGCTCCGACCAACTGCCGCGATCGCCGATAACGAACTGGAGCGCCGCCTCCGCGCGCCCGTCCCGTTCGACCCCGCAAGTTTCTGGCCGGCATAAGCGCATTAAATCTCTGAGGGAAAGCACTCGAAGGGCTTCTTCTGAAGCTACTTTTGCAGCTGCTTCAGCAGAGGTGGCGCGAGCGCGAACAAATTGCGTTACATCGCTGCTGCCGACGAGTAGCGGGTGCTCAGCTCGGCCGGCGTCATTTGCTCGTAGGGTTCGAACGGCTGGTGAATCCAGGGATTATCGGGTAAGTAATGTGCGTGAAAATCGGGGGCAAATTTAGAGCAATCTTTGCACCACAGCACGGCTGTTCGCATGTCCTCGATCGCGTCGCCATAGCCAGCGTGCAACCAGGCGATCGCCGCCTGCAGGCTCTCGCCGGAATCGACCAGATCGTCGACCAAGAGGAGATTCGGACCCAAGCTGGGCTCAGTCATCGACAGGTGCTCCGATACCCGCACCTTGCCCCGCTCGCGGTTGTCCGCACCGCCATAGGACGACACCGACAGAATCGCAAGCGGGCGATCGAACAACCGGCTGAGAATATCGCCAACGCGCAGACCCCCCTTTGCGAGGCAGGCAATATGCTCGAACTGCCAGCCTGAATTGTAGATGCGAACGGCGAGCTGTTCGATGGTGTGGTGATAGTCCGACCAGGACACGTAGAGCTCTGGCATGGCAAGGGGAAAATAACGCGGCGCGCGGGTGCTATAACAAGCGTGGTTTTCGCAATTCTACCCGATCCGGAAAATTGCCCTTTTGGAGCCGTTGGTATGGACAAACCTGCAGCCGTCCGATCTGACTCGCCCCAACGCTTGAGTTTCCTTACAAAATTGGCGTTTGGTGCGGGCGATCTTAGCGCGATGACGATTAACGTGCAGGTGTTTTTCCTGCTGCGCTTTTTAACCGATGTCGCGGGACTGCCACCGGGACTGGCCGGCAACGTCCTGATGCTCGGGAAAATCTCCGACGCGGTTAACGACCCGATCGTCGGGATGCTCAGCGATCGCACGCGCAGCCGCTGGGGTCGTCGCCACGTATGGATGATCTTCGGCGGCATCCCATTTGGAATTATCTTCTTGCTACAGTGGGTCGTTCCGGACTTTGAAATCTGGGGATTGTTCTGGTTTTACGTGGCGATGGGCGTGCTGTTCAATTTGGCCTATACGGCAGTTAATTTGCCCTATACGGCACTCACTCCCGAGTTGACAGACGACTACGACGAACGCACGAGTTTGAATAGCTTTCGCTTTGCGTTTTCGATCGGCGGCAGCATCATCTCGTTGTTGTATGCCGGCATCATTATTGCCGTCATTGCCAACCCCAGGTATCAGTACTTAGCCATCGGAGCGATTACCGCGATCGCCTCAACTGTTCCGCTATACCTATGCGTGTGGGGAACGCGCGCGCGCGTGGCAGAAAACGATCGCCAACATTCCCCGGCCGATGACGCGTCCCTAACTTTCCTAGAGCAACTTCGAGTTGTTTTCAGCAATCGAGCATTCTTGTTCGTCGTCGGAATTTACTTGTGTGCGTGGTTGGCAGTTCAAGTTACCGCATCGGTACTAATTTACTTCGTTGAGGACTGGATTAAATTACCGCCGGTGCCGGGGCTGCCGCTCGATCCGTTCTCGACGGTGGCGCTGACGGTGCAAGGCACGGCGATCGCGATGCTGTTCGTGTGGAGCCAAGTCAGCAACCGCTTCGGCAAACAGGCGGTTTTCTACGCTGGAGCTGGGATTTGGGCGATCGCGCAGGTCGGCATCTTCTTGCTGCGCCCCGAAACCGGAACGTGGATTTACCCGTTAGCAATGCTGGCGGGGTGCGGCGTTTCCACGGCATACCTGGTTCCGTGGTCGCTGCTGCCCGATGTCATCGATCTCGACGAACTGCAAACCGGCCAGCGGCGCGAGGGAATTTTTTACGCCTTCATGGTGCTGCTACAGAAAGTCGGTTTGGCAGCCGGCTTGTTCCTTGTCGGTCAATCACTGGAGTGGGCGGGGTATCGAGGTGGAGCCGACGTCCAACCCGATTTGGCCCTGTTGGCCATTCGCTTCTGCGTGGCCGTATTGCCGGCAATCTTCCTGGTTATTGGGGTTGTTTTAACCTATTTCTATCCGATTTCGCGCGAGATTCACGCGCAGATTTTGCTGCAACTGAAGGAACGCGAACTGGCAGCAGCATCCGATGCTCAAACCAGCGATTGAAAAAATCGATCGCCTATGAGGAAAGCGATCGCCTGCAGTGTGAGAATCGAACTCTAGAGTTAGTTTAAGGAACGCTCCGCCTACACCGTCACGCGTTTAGCATCCTCAGACTTGACCAACTTATCCCAACCCAGCTCTTTCAAGTGAGTGTTGCGACGGAGCGGACGCGTCACCAGCTCTAACAAATCGCGGGTATTCGTGAAGCCTTGGATTTGCGCGAAGGTAAACTCCACCGACCACTTGGTGTCGATGCCGCGCGCTTCCAGTGGATTAGCATGCGCCATGCCGGTAATGACTAAGTCCGGTTCCAATTCCAGAATCCGTTGGAGTTGGTTGTGGTTGTCCGGCTTCTCGACGATTTTGGGCAGCGGCGTGCCCTTTTCATGACACGTCTGCTCGAGGAGTGCCAGTTCTGCCCCCTGATAGCGTTTGTCCATATACGGAATGCCAATTTCCAGAACGGTCATTCCGCAGCGGGCAAGGAAGCGTGCCAGTGAAATTTCCAACAGGTTATCGCCCATGAAAAAGACGGATTTCCCGCGCACCAACTTCACGTAGTCTTCTACGCTCGCCCAAATTTCCGCTTCGCGCTCGGCCAGACCTTTCGGCTCGATATTGAACACCGAGCAGAGTTTTTCGATCCACGCGCGAGTTCCATCGGGACCGATAGGAAATGGCGATCCGATCAACTTGCACTTGCGGCGGCGCATCATCGCCGTGGCCGTCCGACTGAGAAACGGATGCACGCCCGACACGTAGTACCCCGGCTCGATAACTGGCAGTTCGGTAAAGCGCTTCTCGGGCAGCCAACCCGACACCTTGATGCCCTGCTTCTTCAGTTCTAGTGTCAGTTGCGTGACCACCGGATCGGGCAGCGATCCGAATAGGACCAGCGGCGGGTGGTCGGCGTATTGCGACTCATCCGCCACGATTTCTTCCTGCTTGCGACCGAAATTCAGCAACCGCGAAATCGCATTTCCCTGACCGGGTTCGCTTGTCGTCTCCTTTACCGCCGGAGCTTCGGACGGACAGCGATTGGCCATCGCCGCGAGCACCGTGTCTTCGCCCTGGGTAAAGGCATAGTCGAGACCATTGGCGCGCGCGACGACGATGGGAATTCCCAGCTCGGCCTCAAGGCGTGGTGCAAGTCCTTCGAGATCCATCTTGATGATCTCGGTTGTGCAGGTGCCGATAAAAACGATGACGCTGGGGTTGCGATCGCGCTTCACCTGCAAGCACAGACGCTTGAGTTCTTCGTAGTCGTTGAGTTGAGCGGAGATATCGCCTTCTTCAAGTTCGGCCATGGCATAACGCGGCTCGGCGAAGATCATCACACCCATGGCATTTTGCAGGAAGTAGCCGCAGGTTTTGGTGCCGATGACGAGGAAGAAGCTATCTTCAATTTTCTGATACAGCCATGCGACGCAACTGATCGGGCAAAACGTATGGTAATTGCCGGTTTCGCACTCGAAACTCAGGGCAGTTGTGTTGGGTTGAGTGGCAGTCACGGTCGAAACTCCTTGCGGGTCCTGGAAATGTTCTCAATGTGAAAATCGGTTTGCAACTTTTAGATACAAACTTGCAAATTCAGTCACGAGCGATCGCGCCGCTGCAACGAGGGAAGCCGGCCGAGAAGCGACGCGATCGCGAGCGATCTAGACCATCATCGTTGCCAGTTCGTCGGCTTCTTCAGCCGGGACGACGCCTGGTTTGTCGGCCGGCGGATTGAGGTAGTAGTCCGACAACAACCCGAACAGCTCGCGATCGGGTGCGTCGGTCGGGACGACCCCTTCCGGCAGTGCCAGCACCTGGTCGGCAATGTTTAGGTAGTACTCGCACACCCAATCGAGCGACGGATCGCTTTCGGCCATCTCGAAGAGGGTTTTCCCTTTTACCCGCGAGACACGAATGTCTTCGATCAGCGGCAGGATTTCCAAAACCGGCATCGGCACGGCTTCGGTGTACTTGTCGATCAGGTCGCGCTTGGAGGTGCGGTTGCCAATCAACCCGGCGAGGCGTAGTGGGTGGGTACGGGCTTTTTCGCGGATGGATGCCGCGATGCGGTTGGCAGCAAACAGCGCGTCGAAACCGTTGTCTGTCACGATCAAGCAGTAGTCGGAGTAGTTCAGCGGGGCAGCAAACCCGCCGCAGACGACGTCGCCGAGAACGTCGAATAGGATGACGTCGTACTCGTCGAAGGCATTGAGTTCTTTAAGGAGCTTGACGGTTTCGCCGACCACGTAGCCGCCGCAACCCGCGCCGGCAGGCGGTCCGCCTGCTTCAACGCAGTCCACGCCCGCATAGCCTTTGAAGATCACGTCTTCCGGCCAGACGTCTTCGTAGTGGAAGCCTTTTTCCTGCAGGGTGTCGATGATCGTGGGGATGAGAAAGCCCGTGAGGGTAAAGGTACTGTCGTGTTTGGGATCGCAGCCGATTTGCAGGACTTTCTTGCCGCGCTTGGCCAGCGCCACCGAAATGTTGCAGCTGGTGGTGGATTTGCCGATTCCGCCTTTTCCGTAGACTGAAAGTTTCACTGACTTGATTTCCTAAATTACGCCCGGATAATCCGCCGGGATCCGATCGCAGCGATCGCTCTGAATCGCCAGCAAGCTTCCGGCAGTTGGTGGTGCAGTTGTCGTTTGTGCAATTATTGCGAACCCACCGCTGGAAGGAAAGGCGTTCCCCCGACAAGCTAAGGTCTCTGAAGCCACCAGAGCATTCTTTATAGCTTTTTTTCTAGCTGAAGCCGCAATAGAGAAAATTATTACTCGAAACCGCATCCTATCACGTTTGCTGTTTCTAAATTCAGTAATTTAGAACAAAAATAAAACTAGGTTACTCCCATGCTAGCCCTCCCTTGCCGGGGGGGCTATGGGGACCAGACCGCTTGTCGGCCGGTCGCGTATCCTTGAGGACTTGTGCTTTGTCAAGTTCAAGGTTTAGGGTTGGCGATCTCTGAAAACACCTTTTGAAAGGGGTTCGAGAGGATTTAAACCCGAAAAATTTTTCTTGGCGCAGTACTCGGCAAATTCACTCGACAGCGGCACCCCGATAACCATTACAGCGATTACGGGCGAACGACAGCAGCTGACTGCGTCAGGCATGAAGAATGATGAATTTTCCCCGACTCGGTGCCGGATGTTAAGACTTGCGTCGAGATTGCCCCCATGCGATTGCCCCGACGAGCAACAGCAGTGGTGTCAGCCAATTGCCCCAGCGGGCGTAGGGCGTGAGAGTTTGGCGGCGATAAATCGTCTCTGCCCGCGCGACATAGACGTCCAGCTGCGAGAGCCAAACCGTGCGGCCGTGGGGGTCGATCGCGCCCGAGTGTCCGGTATTTGCCGCCCGAGCCACCCAGCGGTCGAGCGCGATCGCATGCAAGACATCGTGAGCGTGATGTTGGGCGGGCATGGTCGGACCGTAATGGTCGTCATTAGACGAAACGAGGGCGAACTCGCCGCCGCGCGCAGCCTGACGTTGGAAGTGCTCGGCATATACCGAGTCGTAGCAGATTCCGACGATCGCCATCCCGAAAGACGTTGAGAAAACCTGGTCGCGATCGCCTGCAAGCTGGTGTTCGTCCAGAGGCGACAGGCGCTGTACGATACCGCCCAGGATCGACTCCAACGGCACGTATTCCCCAAACGGGACTCGGTGAACTTTGTCGTAGCGATCGCCAAACTCCCCAGACCCATCGAGGGCATACAACGCATTGGTGTAGCGATCGCGATCGAGTTTGTAGAAGCCGCCAACCCAAGCGGGTATGCCTGCTAATTCGATCGTTTGCCCGAGGGCACTCCCGAGCAGTCGGTTCTGGTACATCGGCAACGCGCCTTCCGGCGTCAATACGGCGTCCGCCCCAGCAGCGGCCAGCTCGAGATAGCCCTCGGTATAAACGGTCAGGGCCTTCCGCAACCCGACTGACGTCAGCTTGATCTCGTTGGGGATGTTGCCCTGAACGATGCCGACATTTAGCGCTGCTGCCGGATCGTCGGCTGGCGATCGGGCGTATAGAACGCCGCCGAGAGCGTGGACGCCAACGAGTACCGCGAGGGACGCTGCCATCGCTCCACGACTGCGTTTGCCGATCGCGATCGCGAGCAGTCCGTTGACAGCCACAATTGCGGCGGATACCGTCACCGGTCCGGACAATTGCATTGCGTGCAGACCAATAGCATTGTGCGGACTTTGGGTAAATGCCAGCGGTCCGGCATAGACTGGTCCCCAACTCCACAGCGTTTCTAGCGCGCACCAGAGGGCTGCGCCGACCACTACAGTCGCGCTGCCAGTCATGCTCCGAGCGACCCAACAGAGCCCGCCGGCCCAAACAGCCGGCAGTACTGCCAAGCACAGCGCCGCTGCCGGCCAGCAAGCCAACGCGATCGCCAAACTTGTCTGCCACGACACGCCCAGCCACGTCATCGGGTGCATCCCCAGCAACCAGCTCAGCATCGTGGCGTAAAAGCCGAAGCCCCATGCACCGCCACATAAAAATGCCGCTCGCACAGAATTGCTACCGGTCGCCGCCAGCCAGAGCGGCACCAGCGCGATCCATGCCAGCCACCAAGCCGACACGGGCGCGACGGTTAAACCCATCAAAATACCGCCCGCCAATGAGAGCAGCAGGCGCGATCGCGCGGACTTAAGACGGACGTTCGGGACGATGAACATTGCAGCTCCGTCGCGAGGTGCCAAGGGGACATGGAGATCGGTTGCCGCGCGCGAACCAACGGGCAGGCATCGGAGTGCGCAGAGGAATTGCTCGTCGGGCGTATCCTCAGCTCCGGTTGTCGTAACGCGCTCGGGTCGCGAGCGGGTGAATTGCTGCAACCTTAGTGCGATCGCCGACAACCCCTGTCGCATCGGCCGGGCAACGCTACTCTAAATGGCCGATCGGCGGAAGGGCAAGTTGCTGAGCCCGATCACCTCGAATAGAATTGATTTGCGAATTATTGGCGCTGTACCTCCCACCAACCCATGGCTAATTGCACGAGGCGGTTCTTTCGATGGCTGCTTTTGGGACTCTTGGGCGCGGCGATCGCCCTCGGTCTGCCGCTGTTTGCCGCACTCGCGCCGCCCGCTCGCGTAGCCGCCCAAACCAATACGGTTGTAGCGCTCCTGCAGCCGGGGCTCGAGCACTATCGCGCGCAACGCTTCAGTGCTGCTGCCGATGCTTGGCAAGGTGTGGTCGATACCCTCGACAAGAATGCCGATTGCATCCTGCGCGCGCGCGCCCTGCGCTATTTATCGCTGGCTCGCCAGCACCTCGGGCAGTGGGAGTCTGCCAATGGGGCGATCGCCGAAAGCCTCGATCTGGCTGGCGCTTGCGCTCCCGATGACGCCGAGCTTCGCGCCCAAATTTTGAACGCACGCGGTCGCCTCGAATGGTCGCGTGGGGACGATCTCGCGGCGGTCGAGACCTGGGAAGCTGCCGCCCGCAACTACCTCGCAGCCGATCGCGTCGACGGGGTGCAGCTCAGCAAGCTCAACCAAGCACAAGCGTTGCAAGCTCTGGGTCTCAGCCGCGAAGCTTCCCGAACTCTTGAGACCGTTGCTGCCAGTCTTGAAGCTACTGCCGACTCTACGCTGCAAGCAGCGGGTTACCAACATCTCGGCGCGGCGCTCCGGCGCATCGGCTTATTGCAGGACTCGGAACGCGCGCTTGCGCGCGCCGGCAGTCTTGCGACCGAGAACGATCTGCGCGCCCGAATCTGGCTCGAGCAAGGCAACACCTATAGCGCTCTGCTCAATCGCGCCCTCGCCCGCGGCGACCGACTCGATCCTGGCGCCATTGCCAGCAATGCCGTCTGCGATCGCCTCATTGCCAACCCCAACAGCCACGAACGGATTCCCGATGCCACCTGTTTCGCCGCCGCTGCTCGCACCAGTTACCGCGAAGCCGCCCGGCTCGCAAGCCCTCCCAACACTCGCGCCAGTGCTCGCATCAACATCTTGGCCCTCGCCGTCCGTACTGGAGAGCGCCAAGGACTCACCGAACTAGCCAACGCGATCGCGACAGACCTCGGCGCGCTGCCGCCCAGCCGCCAGAGTATCTTTGCCCGCCTGAATTTTGCCCAAAGCCTGACATGCTTGCTCCCGGAAGCAGCTGGC
This genomic stretch from Rubidibacter lacunae KORDI 51-2 harbors:
- a CDS encoding ferredoxin:protochlorophyllide reductase (ATP-dependent) subunit N, encoding MTATQPNTTALSFECETGNYHTFCPISCVAWLYQKIEDSFFLVIGTKTCGYFLQNAMGVMIFAEPRYAMAELEEGDISAQLNDYEELKRLCLQVKRDRNPSVIVFIGTCTTEIIKMDLEGLAPRLEAELGIPIVVARANGLDYAFTQGEDTVLAAMANRCPSEAPAVKETTSEPGQGNAISRLLNFGRKQEEIVADESQYADHPPLVLFGSLPDPVVTQLTLELKKQGIKVSGWLPEKRFTELPVIEPGYYVSGVHPFLSRTATAMMRRRKCKLIGSPFPIGPDGTRAWIEKLCSVFNIEPKGLAEREAEIWASVEDYVKLVRGKSVFFMGDNLLEISLARFLARCGMTVLEIGIPYMDKRYQGAELALLEQTCHEKGTPLPKIVEKPDNHNQLQRILELEPDLVITGMAHANPLEARGIDTKWSVEFTFAQIQGFTNTRDLLELVTRPLRRNTHLKELGWDKLVKSEDAKRVTV
- a CDS encoding phosphoribosyltransferase, which produces MPELYVSWSDYHHTIEQLAVRIYNSGWQFEHIACLAKGGLRVGDILSRLFDRPLAILSVSSYGGADNRERGKVRVSEHLSMTEPSLGPNLLLVDDLVDSGESLQAAIAWLHAGYGDAIEDMRTAVLWCKDCSKFAPDFHAHYLPDNPWIHQPFEPYEQMTPAELSTRYSSAAAM
- a CDS encoding J domain-containing protein translates to MMTTTLVERVEYLTYTPRDLQRLAALNPRHRSSEQLLLGFFDFIKRAWTAGAFRTFQQQTGLRLTSNLNRCEFARRAAIEELRHATPTADFSEYDREQFRARLEAQIGSMRQRLTFAQEKAHQLELALESEKRRLSASANLTLLLIAERLLPPGDPLNGSQESPAMRVLGSPATLTELEANYRELLKREHPDVSVHPTELAQARFAYVRRLYQIVRRNWEKLRPTAAIADNELERRLRAPVPFDPASFWPA
- the bchL gene encoding ferredoxin:protochlorophyllide reductase (ATP-dependent) iron-sulfur ATP-binding protein produces the protein MKLSVYGKGGIGKSTTSCNISVALAKRGKKVLQIGCDPKHDSTFTLTGFLIPTIIDTLQEKGFHYEDVWPEDVIFKGYAGVDCVEAGGPPAGAGCGGYVVGETVKLLKELNAFDEYDVILFDVLGDVVCGGFAAPLNYSDYCLIVTDNGFDALFAANRIAASIREKARTHPLRLAGLIGNRTSKRDLIDKYTEAVPMPVLEILPLIEDIRVSRVKGKTLFEMAESDPSLDWVCEYYLNIADQVLALPEGVVPTDAPDRELFGLLSDYYLNPPADKPGVVPAEEADELATMMV
- a CDS encoding MFS transporter codes for the protein MDKPAAVRSDSPQRLSFLTKLAFGAGDLSAMTINVQVFFLLRFLTDVAGLPPGLAGNVLMLGKISDAVNDPIVGMLSDRTRSRWGRRHVWMIFGGIPFGIIFLLQWVVPDFEIWGLFWFYVAMGVLFNLAYTAVNLPYTALTPELTDDYDERTSLNSFRFAFSIGGSIISLLYAGIIIAVIANPRYQYLAIGAITAIASTVPLYLCVWGTRARVAENDRQHSPADDASLTFLEQLRVVFSNRAFLFVVGIYLCAWLAVQVTASVLIYFVEDWIKLPPVPGLPLDPFSTVALTVQGTAIAMLFVWSQVSNRFGKQAVFYAGAGIWAIAQVGIFLLRPETGTWIYPLAMLAGCGVSTAYLVPWSLLPDVIDLDELQTGQRREGIFYAFMVLLQKVGLAAGLFLVGQSLEWAGYRGGADVQPDLALLAIRFCVAVLPAIFLVIGVVLTYFYPISREIHAQILLQLKERELAAASDAQTSD
- the lnt gene encoding apolipoprotein N-acyltransferase → MRQGLSAIALRLQQFTRSRPERVTTTGAEDTPDEQFLCALRCLPVGSRAATDLHVPLAPRDGAAMFIVPNVRLKSARSRLLLSLAGGILMGLTVAPVSAWWLAWIALVPLWLAATGSNSVRAAFLCGGAWGFGFYATMLSWLLGMHPMTWLGVSWQTSLAIALACWPAAALCLAVLPAVWAGGLCWVARSMTGSATVVVGAALWCALETLWSWGPVYAGPLAFTQSPHNAIGLHAMQLSGPVTVSAAIVAVNGLLAIAIGKRSRGAMAASLAVLVGVHALGGVLYARSPADDPAAALNVGIVQGNIPNEIKLTSVGLRKALTVYTEGYLELAAAGADAVLTPEGALPMYQNRLLGSALGQTIELAGIPAWVGGFYKLDRDRYTNALYALDGSGEFGDRYDKVHRVPFGEYVPLESILGGIVQRLSPLDEHQLAGDRDQVFSTSFGMAIVGICYDSVYAEHFQRQAARGGEFALVSSNDDHYGPTMPAQHHAHDVLHAIALDRWVARAANTGHSGAIDPHGRTVWLSQLDVYVARAETIYRRQTLTPYARWGNWLTPLLLLVGAIAWGQSRRKS